The following is a genomic window from Pseudomonas sp. FP2335.
CCAGCCGCCAGAACGCAGGTCCTGGCCTGGATTCGCTCGGCAGGCAAACGCTGTCCCTCGACCTCGCGCTCACCGAGATGGGCTGCGACGAATGCTCCGTCCTTCAACTCGATGTCGGTGACTTGAGCGTTGTAGCGGATCTTCACGCCCAGCCGCTCGGCGCTGCGGAAGTACGCGTTGACCAAGGCTTTGCCGCCGCCCATGAAAAACGCATTGGTACGCGCAACATGCAGAGCACCGGACAACGACGGCTGAAAATGCACACCGTGGGAGCGCATCCAGTCACGGCAGTTCGACGAGGCGCGGATCACAATACGAGCAAGCTTTTCGTTGGTAATCCCGCCGGTGACCTTCAGCAGATCCTGCCAGTATTCTTCTTCGGGATAGGCATCGACCAATACATCTTGCGGTGCTTCGTGCATGCATCGCAGGTTTCGGGTGTGTTGCGAGTTGCCGCCGCGCCAGATTTTCGGTGCGCCCTCCAGCAGCAGCACGCTAGCGCCGGCCTCTCGCGCCATCAACGCCGCACACAATGCGGCATTGCCGCCGCCAATTACTAATACGTCGATCATCATCACTCCTCAATCGCAAGGAGGCATGAACGAAGTGCTCCTCGCGAGGGGGGAGAAGGTAGGGCGGTCAGCGTGTTGCCGAAAGGCGCAAAATCAGTCGAGGTGTTTAGTTTTTATAAAGGCTTTGCTGCGGATCACACCATTATTGGCAGCCGAGAGGAGGAGGGCGCCGGGATCATGGGGCGACGCCCTCGATCCACGACGCCCCCGGCCATTGTTGATCAACGACCAACTGTCGAGCGACATCCGTAATAACTACCCGCGCCGCCAGCGCAGCGGGAGCAAGCTCATCATCCGGCAGTGTCGCCAACAGGTTTCGTCGACCTACGTGAGCATCGGATATTTCCACCACTGAAAGTCCCGACTCACCTTTGAGCGCCGCTGCCGCACCGGGCTGGATGGTCGCAGCATGACCTGCGCGTACGGCGTTCATCAATACGGCAAGACCATCCACTTCCATGATGATGTTGGGCGCCAACCCCGAACGTTCAAACGCAACCATCAGCGTAGAACGCAAACCGTGTTGCGCGCTCGGCATCACCAGTGGAAGTTGCCCCAGATCCGCCAGTTGCATGCGCGTTCCTTGTGGTGCATGGGGCAGGTGCGGTGAACTGATGACAAATAGTTTTTCGTCGAGCAGCGGTGTCACGCTCCAGCGCTTGCCCCCTTCGAGTTGAAACACAATGGCCAGGTCGATCTGGCGAGCATTGAGTTGCGTGGCCAAATGCCCGGACAGCATCTCGACCAGGTGCAATTGAATATCCGGGTAGCGCTCTCGCATTGCGTTGATCAATGGCAGGGCAAGCACAGTGGCAGTCGTGGGCGCCATTCCGACGGTGACATAGCCACTCATTCGCCCACGGTGAGCGGCCAGGATCGCATTTTCGGCTTGCCGCAAACACAGCTGGGCATGGTGCAGGAACGCCATACCAGAGCTGGTCGGCGTGACACCCGTAGTGATGCGATTAAGGAGACGGGTTGACAGCTCACTTTCAAGTTTCGCGATCTGTTGGCTAAGGGCTGATACGCCGACGTCCAGTTCAAGGGCTGCGCGTCCCAAGCTGCCGTGTTCGAGGATTTTTACGAAATAGCGCAGTTGTCTTAATTCCAAACGTTGCCGCTCCACGTCAAATGATGGTTGGGATGCCGATCGATGGCCACAGGAGGCTCTTCAGACATTCTACGAATGGCAGCTTTCAAACGGTAACCTGAGGCCAATCAGGCAATGTCATGGGCGGCTCGCGTTCACTTATACAAAATCGCTTGATGAATATCCTCCAGTGCCATGATGCGTTGAGCGGCGTTGAGTTTGATGGCTTCCTTGGGCATGCCGAACACCACGCAACTGGCTTCGTCCTGGGCGACTGTCGCGGCGCCGGCGTCGAGCATTTCTTTGAGTCCGCGCGCGCCGTCGTCGCCCATGCCCGTCATGATGATGCCGGTGGCGTTCCTGCCCGCAAACCGGGCCACCGAGCGAAACAGCACATCCACCGAAGGGCGATGCCTGTTAACCAGCGGTCCGTCGATAACCTGGGCGTGATAATAGGCACCACTGCGGGTGACCATCAGGTGCTTGCCGCCAGGCGCGATGAGGGCCAGGCCCGGCAGGATGCGGTCGTTGTTGCGCGCCTCGCGCACTTCGAGCTCGCAGACGCTGTTGAGACGCTCGGCGAACGAAGCGGTGAACTTCTCAGGCATGTGCTGCACGATCACTATACCTGGGCACACCCGCGGCAGTGCGGTCAGCACCGCTTCCAGCGCTTGGGTGCCGCCGGTGGAGGTGCCGATGGCGACGATACGCTCGGTGGTCTGAGCCATCGCATGGCCATTGCCGGCGGGCAGGATCGCATCCGCACTGAGCTTGCTGGCCGGAGGCGTTGATGGCGCCGGCCTGGCGCTGCGCCTGCCCAGGTTCCTGACGTTGGAATTCGCGGCAGCACGGATGGCGGCCACCAACTCGGCTGCCGATTCGATCAGGAAGTTCTTCAACCCCGTACTCGGCTTGGTGATGATTTCCACAGCGCCCGCCGACAGCGCCTGCAGCGAGGTTTCCGCGCCTTTCTGCGTCAGCGAGGAACAGATCACCACCGGCGTAGGCCGCTCACTCATGATTTTCTTGAGAAACGTGATGCCGTCCATGCGCGGCATTTCTACGTCCAGCACGATCACGTCCGGCCATTCCCGCGAGAGTTTATCCATGGCAAAAATCGGGTCGGAGGCAGCGCCCATCACGTGAATATCTGGCGTATCGCTAAGAATCGCCTGCAGTACCTGGCGCACCACGGCCGAGTCATCGACCAGCAGTACACTGATTTTTTTGGTAGGCATCTTCTTGAAGTGTTCCCATTGGTTGGTGCCGAACCCAGACGTTGCCGTTCCATAGGTCGAACATGATCGTGCGGTAACCGGTACTGCCCATGTCCTGGGCCGTCAGGTGCAGGTGATGGCGCTCGGCCAGGGCCAGCGCTGCGCGGATATTCTGGCTGGCCACGTTCTGCGCCGGCAGTTGGCGCCGCAGGTTGGGAAACATCTCGCCGCCGCCGAACAACTTGACTTGGTAATCGAGTGCCTGGGTGCCATTCGCCTGGGCGTGGCGCAGCAGCAGTTCCAGAGCTTCGTCGGCATATCTGCCGTCCAGGCACTGATGATTGCGCAAGCGCCCCGGCAGCATGAAGTGGCACATGCCGCCAATCAGTCGTTGCGGGTGCCAAAAGGTGATCGCCACGCAGGAACCGAGCAAGGTCCGCAGGCGCGTCGGTCGCGTCGAAAAACACACCTGGCCAGGTGCCAATACTACTTCGGCTGCACCGATAGGCTTTTTCATGGCTTGCGGTAAATCGACGGTGCCACCAGCTTCAAGGTGTCATTGACACCGTGGAGGCTTTCCGAGTGACTGATGATCAAATAACCGCCGGGTTTGAGCAGCGGCAGCAGGCGTGCGACCACTTGGCGCTTGGTCTGCTGATCGAAATAAATCATCACGTTGCGTAGGAAGATCACCTCGAACTCCCCCAGGGCAGGCAACGCCTCGTTAAGGTTGACCTGGACAAAATTGACGCGGCTACGCAAAGCCTTGTCGATCAGGAAGGTGCCCGCCTGGCGGCCAATGCCCTTGAGGCAATACTTGGCCAGCAGCGGCTGGGGCAATGTCTCGGTGCGCTCCATGGAGTAATGGCCCGTGCGCGCCTTGGCCAGCACTTGGGTGCTGATGTCCGAGCCGGTCACTTCCCAAGGCGTGGTGCCGAGGCTTTCGGCCAGGGTCATCGCCAGGCTGTAGGGCTCTTCGCCCGAGGAACTGGCCGCGCTCCACACGCGAAACACTTTGCTCGGCGCGGCGTGGGGCAGTACCTGCTGACGCAGGAATTCGAAGTGCTTGGGCTCGCGGAAAAAATACGTTTCGTTGGTGGTCAATAAATCCAGCGCAACCTGCAGTTCGCCCTTGCGCTGGTCATTCATGATCAGCTTGAAATACTCACTATAGCTCTGCAGTTCATAGTGCTTGAGGCGCTTGAACAGGCGCCCGGCCACCAACGCTTTCT
Proteins encoded in this region:
- the cheD gene encoding chemoreceptor glutamine deamidase CheD, translated to MKKPIGAAEVVLAPGQVCFSTRPTRLRTLLGSCVAITFWHPQRLIGGMCHFMLPGRLRNHQCLDGRYADEALELLLRHAQANGTQALDYQVKLFGGGEMFPNLRRQLPAQNVASQNIRAALALAERHHLHLTAQDMGSTGYRTIMFDLWNGNVWVRHQPMGTLQEDAYQKNQCTAGR
- a CDS encoding chemotaxis response regulator protein-glutamate methylesterase — encoded protein: MPTKKISVLLVDDSAVVRQVLQAILSDTPDIHVMGAASDPIFAMDKLSREWPDVIVLDVEMPRMDGITFLKKIMSERPTPVVICSSLTQKGAETSLQALSAGAVEIITKPSTGLKNFLIESAAELVAAIRAAANSNVRNLGRRSARPAPSTPPASKLSADAILPAGNGHAMAQTTERIVAIGTSTGGTQALEAVLTALPRVCPGIVIVQHMPEKFTASFAERLNSVCELEVREARNNDRILPGLALIAPGGKHLMVTRSGAYYHAQVIDGPLVNRHRPSVDVLFRSVARFAGRNATGIIMTGMGDDGARGLKEMLDAGAATVAQDEASCVVFGMPKEAIKLNAAQRIMALEDIHQAILYK
- a CDS encoding protein-glutamate O-methyltransferase CheR; this encodes MPDNACIDDREFGQFQSWLYRAAGINLSPTKKALVAGRLFKRLKHYELQSYSEYFKLIMNDQRKGELQVALDLLTTNETYFFREPKHFEFLRQQVLPHAAPSKVFRVWSAASSSGEEPYSLAMTLAESLGTTPWEVTGSDISTQVLAKARTGHYSMERTETLPQPLLAKYCLKGIGRQAGTFLIDKALRSRVNFVQVNLNEALPALGEFEVIFLRNVMIYFDQQTKRQVVARLLPLLKPGGYLIISHSESLHGVNDTLKLVAPSIYRKP
- a CDS encoding LysR substrate-binding domain-containing protein, giving the protein MELRQLRYFVKILEHGSLGRAALELDVGVSALSQQIAKLESELSTRLLNRITTGVTPTSSGMAFLHHAQLCLRQAENAILAAHRGRMSGYVTVGMAPTTATVLALPLINAMRERYPDIQLHLVEMLSGHLATQLNARQIDLAIVFQLEGGKRWSVTPLLDEKLFVISSPHLPHAPQGTRMQLADLGQLPLVMPSAQHGLRSTLMVAFERSGLAPNIIMEVDGLAVLMNAVRAGHAATIQPGAAAALKGESGLSVVEISDAHVGRRNLLATLPDDELAPAALAARVVITDVARQLVVDQQWPGASWIEGVAP